From a region of the Flavobacterium sediminilitoris genome:
- a CDS encoding DoxX family protein, with amino-acid sequence MDLPWHQYLMGLLYILAGLNHFRQPKLYIKIIPPYFTNPKLLNQISGLAEIVLGIGICIPLISKYSAIGIILLLLAVFPANLYMFHNEKAALGLPKWLRLARLPLQILLIYWSYYYIN; translated from the coding sequence ATGGATTTACCTTGGCATCAATATTTAATGGGATTATTATATATTTTAGCTGGTTTAAACCACTTTAGACAGCCTAAATTATATATTAAAATAATCCCTCCATACTTCACAAATCCAAAATTATTAAACCAAATAAGTGGTTTAGCAGAAATTGTTTTAGGAATTGGTATTTGTATTCCTTTAATTTCAAAATATTCTGCCATAGGAATTATTCTACTATTACTTGCTGTTTTTCCAGCAAATCTATATATGTTTCATAATGAAAAAGCTGCTTTAGGTCTACCAAAATGGTTGCGTTTAGCAAGATTGCCTCTCCAAATACTGCTAATTTACTGGTCCTATTATTACATAAATTAG
- the aqpZ gene encoding aquaporin Z, with protein MKKLLAEFFGTYWLVFGGCGSALFAAGIPDLGIGFAGVALAFGLTVLTMAYAVGHISGGHFNPAVSIGLWVGGRFSGKELLPYIVSQCIGAILAAGTLYLILSGNENFAIDSNQAGAFASNGFDSFSPQGYSMFSAFIAEFVLTLFFLLVILGATDKLANGKFAGLAIGLALTLIHLISIPITNTSVNPARSLSQALFVGGTPLSQVWLFWVAPILGAIVGAAIYKNLLQKNK; from the coding sequence ATGAAAAAACTTTTAGCAGAATTTTTTGGAACTTATTGGTTGGTTTTTGGAGGTTGTGGTAGTGCATTATTTGCTGCCGGAATTCCTGATTTAGGGATTGGTTTTGCGGGTGTTGCACTCGCCTTTGGTTTAACTGTTTTAACTATGGCATATGCTGTTGGACACATTTCAGGAGGTCATTTTAATCCTGCAGTATCAATAGGACTTTGGGTTGGCGGACGATTTTCTGGCAAAGAATTATTACCCTATATTGTTTCTCAATGTATAGGCGCAATCCTAGCAGCCGGAACCTTATATTTAATACTATCCGGGAATGAAAATTTTGCTATAGATTCTAATCAGGCAGGTGCGTTCGCTTCAAATGGATTTGACTCATTCTCACCTCAAGGTTATTCAATGTTCTCTGCTTTTATTGCAGAATTTGTATTAACATTATTCTTCTTGTTAGTAATTTTAGGAGCAACGGATAAGTTAGCAAATGGAAAATTTGCAGGCCTTGCAATTGGTCTTGCATTAACACTAATTCACTTAATTAGTATTCCTATTACTAATACATCTGTAAACCCTGCTCGCTCATTATCGCAAGCTCTTTTTGTTGGAGGAACACCACTTAGTCAGGTTTGGTTATTTTGGGTTGCACCCATACTAGGAGCAATTGTTGGAGCAGCTATTTACAAAAATCTTTTACAAAAAAATAAATAA
- a CDS encoding DUF4369 domain-containing protein — MKKLLLLGVGLFALVACEKKETPKGSLHLTGNIKGLSQGKLYLKKIEDTTFVTLDSIIIKGNSNFESTVKLKSPEVLYLFLDRGQTNSIDNSLPFFAEPGEMNIDANLKEFYASAKVTGSKNHELLTEFNSYRTKFNEQSLKLVEKKIKEGFNLSEKTADSINDAYQKILTRKYRYTANFAATHSDFEIAPYLALTEIGDINIAYLDTIAKHLTPKITNSKYGKLLTKHIKDRKQNEK; from the coding sequence ATGAAAAAATTATTACTTTTAGGAGTAGGATTGTTTGCTTTAGTAGCATGTGAGAAAAAAGAAACTCCAAAAGGAAGCCTACATTTAACAGGAAACATTAAAGGATTAAGTCAAGGAAAATTATACCTTAAAAAAATAGAAGACACTACTTTCGTTACATTAGACAGTATTATTATTAAAGGTAATTCAAACTTTGAAAGTACAGTTAAATTAAAAAGTCCTGAAGTTTTATATTTATTTTTAGATAGAGGGCAAACAAACTCTATAGACAATAGCCTTCCTTTTTTTGCTGAACCTGGTGAAATGAATATTGATGCTAATCTTAAAGAATTTTATGCTTCAGCAAAAGTCACAGGTTCTAAAAATCATGAATTATTAACAGAATTCAATAGTTACAGAACAAAATTTAATGAGCAAAGTTTAAAATTGGTAGAAAAGAAAATCAAAGAAGGGTTTAATTTAAGTGAAAAAACAGCCGATAGTATTAACGATGCATACCAAAAAATTTTAACTAGAAAATATCGATATACTGCAAATTTTGCTGCTACTCATAGTGATTTTGAAATTGCTCCATATTTAGCTTTAACAGAAATAGGAGATATAAATATTGCTTATTTAGATACCATTGCAAAACATTTAACTCCTAAAATTACCAATTCAAAATATGGAAAACTCTTAACAAAACATATTAAAGACAGAAAACAAAACGAAAAATAG
- a CDS encoding 6-pyruvoyl trahydropterin synthase family protein, protein MRVTVSRKAHFNSAHRLYRKDWSEEKNNAIFGKCNNPNFHGHNYELIVSVTGEVDQETGFVIDVKILSDLIKEHIEHTFDHKNLNLDVIEFQDLNPTAENIAIVIWNKLRPFIDENKDLEIVLYETPRNFVTYKGN, encoded by the coding sequence ATGCGAGTAACTGTTTCAAGGAAAGCACATTTTAATTCTGCTCATAGATTATATAGAAAAGATTGGTCTGAAGAGAAAAACAATGCCATTTTCGGTAAATGTAATAATCCAAATTTTCATGGGCATAATTATGAACTAATAGTAAGTGTTACAGGTGAAGTAGATCAAGAAACAGGATTTGTAATTGATGTTAAAATTTTATCTGATTTAATCAAAGAACATATAGAACATACTTTTGATCATAAAAATTTAAATTTAGATGTTATAGAATTTCAAGATTTAAATCCAACTGCTGAAAATATAGCCATTGTAATTTGGAATAAATTAAGACCTTTTATTGATGAAAATAAAGATTTGGAAATTGTTTTATATGAAACGCCAAGAAACTTTGTAACCTATAAAGGAAATTAA
- a CDS encoding alpha-ketoglutarate-dependent dioxygenase AlkB family protein encodes MLDLFPDEKIKLDLPDATFEYYPAFFSKEEADILFQKLLQNTPWKQDNITVFGKTHLQPRLTALYGNEGKPYSYSNIIMHPHTWNSTLIYIKDKIENVTNINFTTVLLNLYRNEKDSNGWHSDNEKELGKNPIIASISLGENRIFQLKHIEKKDIKMNLNLNHGSLLLMKEGSQIFYKHQLPKTTSSKNSRINLTFRTIF; translated from the coding sequence ATGCTAGATTTATTTCCAGATGAAAAAATCAAATTAGATTTACCTGATGCAACTTTTGAATACTACCCAGCTTTTTTTTCAAAAGAAGAAGCCGATATATTATTTCAAAAGCTACTTCAAAATACTCCTTGGAAACAAGACAATATAACCGTTTTTGGAAAAACACATTTACAGCCAAGATTAACTGCCCTATATGGAAATGAAGGAAAACCATATTCATATTCCAATATTATAATGCATCCTCATACTTGGAACTCTACATTAATATACATAAAGGATAAAATTGAGAACGTAACAAATATAAACTTTACAACTGTTCTGTTAAATTTATATAGAAACGAAAAAGATAGTAATGGTTGGCATTCCGACAACGAAAAAGAATTAGGTAAAAACCCAATAATTGCTTCTATTAGTTTAGGAGAAAATAGAATCTTTCAACTAAAACATATTGAGAAAAAAGATATAAAAATGAACCTCAATTTAAATCATGGTAGCTTATTATTAATGAAAGAAGGTAGTCAAATCTTTTATAAACATCAATTACCCAAAACAACTTCCTCCAAAAACAGTAGAATAAATTTAACTTTTAGAACCATTTTTTAA
- a CDS encoding M61 family metallopeptidase, producing the protein MKKIILSLAIASFIWSCKTSPSTSKKEEVDVLIDLVNVQDDKVTVTISTPTFTTETTTFNIPKTVPGTYSEDDYGRYIENVRAFDASGNGLRITKITENSYKIDEANKLSKITYLVNDTYDTEKGGGFGESEDVFSPAGTNIKAGENFMLNTHGFVGYFEGKESIPYKLTITHPANLQGVSAMVDTDDSPEKDIFISKRYADLVDMPLMYSKPDITTFMVDDMEIIISVYSPTGKYTAADITPNMETMMKAQKRFLGPINSTKKYAILLYLSDVQSNDAKGFGALEHTTSTTVVMPEMMELEALQEQLKDVVSHEFFHIVTPLSVHSNEIHYFDFINPKMSEHLWMYEGVTEYFANLFQVNQGLITENEFYERMSQKIDQAKRMDDKMSFTKMSKNVLKAPYKDQYINVYQKGALIAMCMDILIRENSNGQKGILNLMQDLSHEYGSKKPFKDEELFGKITALTYPAVGEFLTKYVAGETPIPYNEFFNKMGVTETTIEVAGNPFLKGQMPYITIDQSTKEIIIIPSIELNDFMNSLGLKGNDRILAVNGVNYNLDNIYDLVVGSMNWKDDEPITVKIKRDGKEQEIKGTIKMPKEKRDGYQSTDNSKKAVKEAWLKG; encoded by the coding sequence ATGAAAAAAATAATTTTATCACTTGCAATAGCAAGTTTTATTTGGAGTTGTAAGACATCTCCTTCTACTTCAAAAAAAGAAGAAGTTGATGTGCTAATTGATTTGGTAAATGTACAAGATGACAAAGTAACTGTTACCATTTCAACACCTACTTTTACAACTGAAACTACAACTTTTAATATCCCAAAAACAGTTCCAGGAACTTATTCTGAAGACGATTATGGTAGATATATAGAAAATGTAAGAGCTTTTGATGCAAGTGGAAATGGTTTAAGAATTACAAAAATCACTGAAAATAGCTATAAAATTGACGAAGCAAACAAGCTTTCCAAAATAACATATTTAGTTAATGACACTTATGATACTGAGAAAGGTGGTGGTTTTGGAGAAAGTGAAGATGTATTTTCTCCAGCAGGAACAAATATTAAAGCAGGAGAGAATTTCATGCTAAACACTCATGGCTTTGTAGGTTATTTTGAAGGAAAAGAATCAATCCCTTACAAACTTACAATTACACATCCTGCAAACTTACAAGGTGTTTCAGCTATGGTTGACACAGATGACAGTCCTGAAAAAGATATTTTCATCTCAAAAAGATATGCAGATTTGGTAGATATGCCTTTAATGTATTCTAAACCAGACATCACTACTTTTATGGTAGATGACATGGAAATTATTATTAGTGTTTATTCGCCAACTGGTAAATATACTGCTGCTGACATTACTCCAAATATGGAAACCATGATGAAAGCTCAAAAACGTTTTCTTGGCCCTATAAACTCTACAAAGAAATACGCAATACTTTTATATCTTTCTGATGTACAATCAAATGATGCTAAAGGTTTTGGAGCTTTAGAACACACCACATCAACAACTGTAGTAATGCCTGAAATGATGGAATTAGAAGCATTACAAGAACAATTAAAAGACGTGGTTTCTCATGAATTTTTTCATATTGTAACACCTTTAAGTGTTCACTCTAATGAAATTCATTATTTTGATTTTATTAATCCTAAAATGTCAGAACATTTATGGATGTATGAAGGTGTAACAGAGTATTTTGCAAACTTATTCCAAGTTAACCAAGGCCTAATAACCGAGAATGAATTCTACGAAAGAATGTCTCAAAAAATAGACCAAGCGAAACGTATGGATGATAAAATGAGTTTTACTAAAATGAGTAAAAACGTTTTAAAAGCACCATATAAAGATCAATACATTAATGTGTATCAAAAAGGAGCATTAATTGCTATGTGTATGGATATCCTTATTAGAGAAAATAGTAATGGACAAAAAGGAATTTTAAACTTAATGCAAGATTTATCACATGAATATGGTAGTAAAAAACCTTTCAAAGATGAAGAATTATTTGGAAAAATAACAGCATTAACATATCCAGCGGTTGGAGAATTCCTTACTAAATATGTAGCTGGTGAAACTCCTATTCCTTACAATGAATTCTTTAACAAAATGGGGGTTACTGAAACAACAATTGAAGTAGCTGGAAATCCATTCTTAAAAGGTCAAATGCCATATATAACAATAGATCAATCTACTAAAGAAATTATTATTATTCCTAGTATAGAACTAAATGATTTCATGAACTCACTAGGCCTAAAAGGAAATGATAGAATTTTAGCTGTAAACGGAGTTAATTACAATCTTGATAATATTTATGACTTAGTTGTTGGTAGTATGAACTGGAAAGATGACGAACCAATAACGGTAAAAATAAAAAGAGACGGAAAAGAACAAGAAATAAAAGGCACTATAAAAATGCCAAAGGAAAAACGTGACGGATACCAATCTACTGATAACAGTAAAAAAGCAGTTAAAGAAGCTTGGTTAAAAGGATAA
- a CDS encoding cold-shock protein has product MARPQETFNKKEKEKLRLKKKQEKQQKKEARKANPKLAGEDLYVYVDENGHLTDTPPDPSKKIVVDVESIEIGIPKREESEEIDTERKGIVDFYDTSKGFGFIKEIDSDNKFFFHVKGLIDEVKEGNKVTYELEKGMKGMNAVRVKKI; this is encoded by the coding sequence ATGGCAAGACCTCAAGAAACGTTTAACAAAAAAGAAAAAGAAAAACTTCGCTTAAAAAAGAAGCAAGAAAAACAACAAAAAAAAGAAGCAAGAAAAGCTAATCCAAAATTAGCTGGTGAAGATTTATATGTTTATGTTGATGAAAATGGACATTTAACAGATACTCCACCAGATCCTTCTAAGAAAATAGTTGTTGATGTTGAAAGCATCGAAATTGGTATACCAAAAAGAGAAGAATCAGAAGAAATAGATACTGAAAGAAAAGGTATTGTTGATTTTTATGACACTTCAAAAGGTTTTGGCTTTATAAAAGAAATTGATTCTGATAATAAGTTTTTCTTCCACGTTAAAGGTTTAATTGATGAAGTAAAAGAAGGCAACAAAGTTACTTATGAACTTGAAAAAGGAATGAAAGGGATGAATGCTGTAAGAGTTAAAAAAATCTAA
- a CDS encoding peroxiredoxin, translated as MALKIGDKIPCFFNEDNNAVFNWDKYKGKPLVIYFYPKDDTPGCTTQACGFRDEYETFKELGAEVIGISGDSNESHEKFAQKYKLPFLLLSDNDKKIRKLFGVPSNLFGLIPGRVTYVMDKNGIIQFIFNSMSAKNHVQKAKEIIQKMTE; from the coding sequence ATGGCATTAAAAATTGGAGATAAAATACCTTGTTTTTTTAATGAGGATAATAATGCAGTCTTTAATTGGGATAAGTATAAAGGAAAGCCATTAGTGATTTATTTCTACCCTAAAGATGATACACCAGGTTGTACTACTCAGGCATGTGGTTTTAGGGATGAATATGAAACGTTTAAAGAATTAGGAGCAGAAGTTATTGGAATAAGTGGAGATTCTAATGAATCTCATGAAAAATTTGCTCAAAAATATAAATTACCTTTTCTATTATTATCGGATAATGATAAAAAAATCAGAAAGCTTTTTGGAGTGCCTTCAAATCTCTTCGGATTAATTCCAGGTAGAGTTACTTATGTAATGGATAAAAATGGAATTATTCAATTTATCTTTAATAGCATGTCAGCTAAAAATCATGTTCAAAAAGCAAAAGAGATTATTCAAAAAATGACAGAATAG
- the idi gene encoding isopentenyl-diphosphate Delta-isomerase, translating into MKEEKVILVDINDEPIGLMEKIEAHEHALLHRAFSVFVLNDNNEIMLQQRAAHKYHSPLLWTNTCCSHQRPSETNIQAGKRRLMEEMGFVTDLKELFHFIYKAPFDNGLTEHELDHVMIGHYNEEPNINKEEVESWKWMKIEDVKEDMLVNPDVYTVWFKIIFDEFYHFLENHKV; encoded by the coding sequence ATGAAAGAAGAAAAAGTAATTTTAGTAGATATAAACGATGAACCTATTGGGTTAATGGAAAAAATTGAGGCTCATGAACATGCATTGTTACATAGAGCTTTTTCGGTTTTTGTTTTAAACGATAATAACGAAATAATGCTTCAACAAAGAGCAGCTCATAAATACCATTCTCCTTTGTTGTGGACTAATACTTGTTGTAGTCATCAACGTCCAAGTGAAACTAATATTCAGGCAGGAAAGAGGCGATTAATGGAAGAAATGGGTTTTGTTACTGACTTAAAAGAACTTTTTCATTTTATTTATAAAGCGCCTTTTGATAATGGTCTAACGGAGCATGAATTAGATCATGTAATGATTGGACATTATAATGAAGAACCTAACATAAACAAAGAAGAAGTAGAAAGCTGGAAATGGATGAAAATTGAAGATGTAAAAGAAGATATGCTTGTAAATCCAGATGTTTACACCGTTTGGTTTAAAATTATATTCGATGAGTTTTATCATTTTTTAGAAAATCATAAAGTTTAA
- a CDS encoding DMT family transporter, producing the protein MSKNEIIKGVFLVGLGATSYGMLATFVKLAYLDVEKFTTAEVTTSQFIYGITGMLLINLYQKIKNKGTVVKASKKNIFNLMLAGTSLGMTSVFYYLSVKYIDVSIAIVLLMQTVWMGVLIEWFLDKKAPSKQKTIAVIIVLIGTLLATNLLFSEVELNWIGIFWGMLAAMSFTTTMFTANKVALGISSAQRSLFMLLGGGIIVFFFSIYTQTEPFNFAIFGKYGIFLALFGTIIPPILMTAGFPKTGLGLGSIVSSLELPVSVLMAYFLLNETVIFSQWIGILLIILAIVIMNINFNKK; encoded by the coding sequence ATGTCAAAGAATGAAATAATTAAAGGAGTATTTTTAGTAGGTTTAGGAGCAACTAGTTATGGAATGCTTGCTACTTTTGTAAAACTTGCCTATTTAGATGTTGAAAAATTCACAACAGCAGAAGTAACTACTTCACAATTTATATATGGTATAACAGGTATGTTACTTATAAATTTATATCAAAAAATAAAAAATAAAGGAACAGTCGTAAAAGCAAGTAAAAAAAACATATTTAACTTAATGCTAGCAGGAACTTCCTTAGGAATGACTAGTGTTTTTTATTATTTATCAGTAAAATATATTGATGTATCTATAGCAATTGTATTATTAATGCAAACTGTATGGATGGGAGTTTTAATAGAATGGTTTTTAGACAAAAAAGCACCTTCAAAACAAAAAACGATAGCTGTAATAATTGTTTTAATTGGAACATTATTAGCTACTAACTTACTTTTCAGTGAAGTAGAACTAAACTGGATTGGTATTTTTTGGGGTATGCTAGCTGCTATGTCATTTACAACTACAATGTTTACAGCAAATAAAGTTGCTTTAGGAATTTCATCAGCTCAACGTAGTCTCTTTATGCTACTAGGTGGTGGTATTATTGTGTTTTTCTTTAGCATCTACACTCAAACAGAACCATTTAATTTTGCGATTTTTGGAAAATATGGTATTTTCTTAGCCTTATTTGGTACTATAATTCCTCCAATATTAATGACCGCTGGTTTTCCAAAAACAGGACTAGGATTAGGGAGTATTGTTTCCTCTTTAGAATTACCTGTTTCAGTATTAATGGCTTACTTTTTATTGAATGAAACAGTTATTTTCTCTCAATGGATTGGAATACTACTAATTATTCTTGCAATAGTAATCATGAACATAAATTTTAACAAAAAATAG
- a CDS encoding type I phosphomannose isomerase catalytic subunit: protein MSTKLYPLTFNPILKERIWGGTKLQTYLNKLINSDITGESWEISTVPNDVSVVNSGFLEGKNINDIIALYPEDFLGKSVLDRFGNQFPLLFKFIDAQQDLSIQLHPNDELAKKRHNSFGKTEMWYVMQADDNARLVVGFKENSNKEEYLAHLENKTLVSILNEMPVKKGDVFFLETGTIHAIGAGIVIAEIQQTSDITYRIYDWDRVDANGNERELHTELALDAINYNTTQAKVNYELNNNQLNKVVDCDYFKTNILSLKGEVTWNKKRDAFTVLMCTEGHFTLSYEEENYNFKNGDTVLLPASIQGVDMSGEATILEISI, encoded by the coding sequence ATGAGTACAAAATTATATCCTCTTACATTTAATCCTATTTTAAAAGAAAGAATATGGGGAGGAACAAAACTTCAAACATATTTAAATAAATTAATTAATTCGGATATAACAGGTGAAAGTTGGGAAATATCAACAGTTCCTAATGATGTGAGTGTGGTGAATAGTGGTTTTTTAGAAGGGAAAAATATAAATGATATTATAGCATTATACCCTGAAGACTTTTTAGGAAAATCTGTTTTAGATCGATTTGGAAATCAATTTCCTTTACTTTTTAAGTTTATTGATGCGCAACAAGATTTATCTATTCAATTGCATCCAAATGACGAATTGGCTAAAAAAAGACATAATTCTTTTGGAAAAACAGAAATGTGGTACGTGATGCAAGCTGATGATAATGCCCGTTTGGTTGTTGGTTTTAAAGAAAATTCAAATAAAGAAGAATATTTAGCTCATTTAGAAAATAAAACACTTGTTTCTATTTTAAACGAAATGCCTGTTAAAAAAGGGGATGTGTTTTTTTTAGAAACAGGAACTATCCATGCAATAGGAGCTGGAATTGTTATAGCAGAGATTCAACAAACGAGCGATATAACATATAGAATATACGATTGGGATAGAGTAGATGCAAATGGGAATGAAAGAGAATTGCATACCGAATTAGCTTTAGATGCTATAAATTATAATACAACCCAAGCTAAGGTCAATTATGAATTAAATAATAATCAATTAAATAAAGTTGTAGATTGTGATTATTTTAAGACCAATATTCTTTCGTTAAAAGGGGAAGTTACATGGAATAAAAAAAGAGATGCCTTTACAGTTTTAATGTGTACAGAAGGCCATTTTACTCTTTCTTATGAAGAAGAAAACTATAATTTTAAAAACGGAGATACTGTTTTATTACCAGCAAGTATTCAAGGTGTTGATATGAGTGGAGAAGCTACTATTTTAGAAATTTCTATTTAA
- a CDS encoding DUF819 family protein → MHNPPFFTDDTIVFGLLMLLIGIVFYTSSKETGFWKNFYTVIPALLMCYLLPAIFSSLHIISPEWTELNKTGEVIEKKSQVYFVSSRYLLPAALVLMTLSIDLKALLNLGPKALIVFIAGTVGIILGGPIAILIVSIFSPETVGGNDFDAVWRGLSTIAGSWIGGGANQAAMLEIFKYNQEKYGAMVLVDIVVANIGMAALLYGIGKKETINKWLKADNSSIQELQDKVSNYQESVKRNPTLSDYMVILAIAFTSVGLSHWGSQVAADFFKNTFESVNDPKSFASTFGGTFFWMITIATALGIILSNTKLKTYEGAGASKIGSIFIYILVASIGMKMDLRSVLDNPGLILVGIIWMIIHFIIIFAVAKLIKAPYFFIAVGSQANVGGAASAPVVASAFHPSLASVGVLLAIFGYIAGTYGAIMCTFLMEKVSP, encoded by the coding sequence ATGCACAATCCACCCTTTTTTACAGATGACACTATTGTTTTTGGCTTATTAATGCTACTTATAGGTATTGTTTTTTATACTTCATCAAAAGAAACTGGTTTTTGGAAAAATTTCTACACTGTAATTCCAGCACTTTTAATGTGCTATCTATTACCTGCTATATTCAGTTCTCTACATATTATATCTCCTGAATGGACGGAGTTAAACAAAACAGGAGAAGTTATAGAAAAAAAATCACAAGTTTATTTTGTATCAAGTCGATATCTTTTACCTGCTGCTTTAGTTTTAATGACATTAAGTATTGATTTAAAAGCATTATTAAATTTAGGTCCAAAAGCACTAATTGTGTTTATAGCAGGAACCGTCGGAATTATATTAGGTGGACCAATTGCTATTCTAATTGTTTCTATTTTTTCTCCAGAAACAGTTGGAGGAAATGATTTTGACGCTGTTTGGAGAGGCTTATCTACAATTGCAGGAAGTTGGATCGGTGGTGGAGCAAATCAGGCAGCTATGCTAGAAATTTTTAAATACAATCAAGAAAAATATGGAGCTATGGTATTAGTTGATATTGTAGTTGCTAATATTGGTATGGCTGCACTTCTATATGGAATTGGTAAAAAAGAAACCATTAATAAGTGGCTAAAAGCAGATAATTCTTCTATACAAGAACTTCAAGATAAAGTTTCAAATTATCAAGAAAGTGTAAAAAGAAATCCTACATTATCTGATTACATGGTTATTTTAGCAATTGCCTTTACTTCTGTAGGGTTATCACATTGGGGTTCACAAGTAGCTGCTGACTTCTTTAAAAACACTTTTGAATCAGTAAATGATCCTAAAAGTTTTGCATCAACATTTGGAGGAACTTTCTTCTGGATGATTACCATTGCAACAGCTTTAGGAATTATCTTATCCAATACTAAACTAAAAACGTATGAAGGAGCTGGAGCTAGTAAAATAGGTAGTATTTTTATTTATATACTTGTTGCATCTATAGGAATGAAAATGGATCTAAGGTCAGTATTAGATAATCCAGGATTAATTCTAGTAGGAATAATTTGGATGATAATCCATTTTATCATCATATTTGCTGTTGCAAAATTAATAAAAGCACCTTACTTCTTCATTGCAGTTGGAAGTCAAGCAAATGTAGGTGGAGCTGCATCTGCACCTGTTGTAGCCTCAGCGTTTCATCCATCATTAGCTAGTGTAGGAGTTCTTTTGGCAATTTTCGGATATATAGCAGGAACATACGGAGCCATAATGTGTACTTTTTTAATGGAAAAAGTATCACCATAA
- a CDS encoding DUF2805 domain-containing protein has translation MKKSKISEFDNQTIERIVSMAQEEKKPFEVLKEEFGISEKDVTELMKTKLSKDNFEIWKKKAIASKPKPKPLKFDPLEDDDLDSKYYFKNKFD, from the coding sequence ATGAAAAAAAGCAAGATTTCAGAATTTGACAATCAAACCATAGAAAGAATTGTCAGTATGGCGCAAGAAGAAAAAAAACCTTTTGAAGTGCTAAAAGAAGAATTTGGAATTTCAGAAAAAGATGTTACCGAATTGATGAAAACAAAATTATCGAAAGATAATTTTGAAATTTGGAAGAAAAAAGCAATTGCAAGTAAACCTAAACCTAAACCATTAAAATTCGACCCTTTAGAAGATGATGATTTAGACAGTAAATATTACTTCAAAAATAAATTTGACTAA